From Cellulophaga lytica DSM 7489, a single genomic window includes:
- a CDS encoding sulfatase, with the protein MKKLIKIICFILITTSCYSQKKPNILFIAIDDLRPELGCYGSNIAITPNLDKLATEGLLFNNAYCQQAICGPSRASVLTGIRPETSGVYHNYIKFRDANPNVVTLPQQFKNNGYETVYCGKIFHHGDLDDGLSWSRQPAIDSMLLKNIKRPGGFVLEENNKDRKEQRAKMIAKYGEVAKYGLAMGTAYENADVADNEYLDGYNTELAIATMKEMATNNKPFFLGLGFNKPHLNWTSPKKYWDLYNPNTIKLALEKQGPKGGAEMGLHASFELRTRSGIPKKGELNNNLAVTLKHAYLACVSYVDAQIGKIITQLEKEGLRDNTIIIIWSDHGYHLGDMGIWGKATNYEVATRVPMLFWAPNMPKKSSGKKTNALVELVDIYPTLCSYANIPVPNYVEGYSFKPIVNKPTKKWKTAAFSQFPTPALREWGAYPLRPAMKETFFGPLIKNVEARIIHQQKGKWNRNVFENTLMGYAMRTKDYRFIVWKDKHKPKNEPIFIELYNHKLDPSETVNIASKNPKLVKKLMLQFTKGWQGNKPKLK; encoded by the coding sequence ATGAAAAAGTTAATTAAGATAATCTGTTTTATTTTGATAACAACTAGCTGTTATTCTCAAAAAAAACCTAATATACTTTTTATTGCTATAGACGACTTAAGACCAGAATTGGGTTGTTACGGATCTAACATTGCTATTACTCCAAATTTAGACAAGTTAGCAACTGAAGGCTTGTTGTTTAATAATGCATATTGCCAACAAGCAATTTGCGGACCATCTAGAGCTAGTGTGCTTACAGGCATACGCCCAGAGACTAGTGGTGTTTACCACAACTATATAAAGTTTAGAGATGCAAACCCAAATGTAGTAACCCTACCACAACAATTTAAAAATAACGGTTATGAAACCGTGTATTGTGGTAAAATTTTTCATCATGGTGATTTAGATGATGGACTGTCATGGAGCAGACAACCTGCAATTGATAGTATGCTTTTAAAAAACATTAAAAGACCTGGAGGTTTTGTACTAGAAGAAAATAATAAAGATAGAAAAGAACAAAGAGCTAAAATGATTGCTAAGTATGGTGAAGTTGCCAAATACGGATTAGCAATGGGTACGGCTTATGAAAACGCAGATGTAGCAGATAATGAATATTTAGATGGTTACAACACAGAACTAGCCATTGCAACAATGAAAGAAATGGCAACCAACAACAAGCCATTTTTTCTTGGTTTAGGCTTTAACAAACCACATTTAAACTGGACATCTCCAAAAAAATATTGGGATCTATACAACCCTAATACTATAAAACTGGCATTAGAAAAACAAGGCCCAAAAGGAGGTGCAGAAATGGGCTTACACGCTTCTTTTGAGTTAAGAACCAGAAGTGGCATACCAAAAAAAGGAGAGTTAAATAACAATTTAGCTGTTACCTTAAAGCACGCATACTTAGCTTGTGTAAGCTATGTAGATGCTCAAATAGGTAAAATAATAACTCAGCTTGAAAAAGAAGGACTAAGAGACAATACCATTATTATTATTTGGAGTGACCACGGATACCATTTAGGAGATATGGGTATTTGGGGTAAAGCTACCAATTATGAAGTAGCCACTAGAGTTCCTATGCTATTTTGGGCTCCAAATATGCCTAAAAAAAGCAGCGGTAAAAAAACAAATGCCTTGGTAGAACTTGTAGACATTTACCCAACCTTATGCAGCTACGCTAATATTCCTGTACCAAATTATGTAGAAGGCTACAGTTTTAAACCAATAGTAAACAAGCCAACTAAAAAATGGAAAACTGCAGCTTTTAGTCAGTTTCCTACACCAGCACTTAGAGAATGGGGAGCTTACCCACTAAGGCCTGCAATGAAAGAAACCTTTTTTGGCCCGCTTATTAAAAATGTAGAAGCAAGAATAATTCATCAGCAAAAAGGCAAATGGAATAGAAATGTATTTGAAAATACACTTATGGGATATGCTATGCGAACAAAAGACTACCGCTTTATTGTGTGGAAAGATAAACACAAACCTAAAAACGAACCCATTTTCATAGAGCTGTATAACCATAAGTTAGATCCATCTGAAACTGTAAATATTGCCAGTAAAAATCCAAAATTGGTAAAAAAACTAATGCTACAGTTTACTAAAGGGTGGCAAGGAAATAAACCAAAATTAAAGTAA
- a CDS encoding helix-turn-helix transcriptional regulator gives MIFNILKRLKLFVFLAYLLNAIFFNTLQAQQFKAFKNKPVITEEYLDTSLKEAKNEYAIALKKNDSSAVIESLLSLCYLERINLNYSDAFMYGGDALFRAEELKDTLLMARANEEIGYLNYLFKQDDLAGINFKKAYTYFKISFDEKKIPAKDMYSANYNLALYYQRTSNTVMLKKYIANCAAIAKREKMDPIYKAYLDEKRASILEKSSNLNEASKLLTSSIKAINKKSSLIHNSFLIVLYSRLGGIYRKQKKTELAKQNYEKALTIKDVEGELTFYRSYVYSRYADVLYKLKDYKSSYQNLRIANEINDRYLNPRNDSNQGFLTIHSHYSEQLNAKNELLNNQKLELASQTQEILRFRILFFAIVFLLIIAALVIRSRLRFLKHQKKQQDSNEQIAIKNSELMINTLQLIEREKVIKELSNYIEKENTSNKAPAILKLIRKRSVTLWEAFNNRFLALNEGFYERLKQKVPDLSSADLKVCALIKLNFSGKEMAYLLGISLGSVHVARHRLRKKMKIDRDVNLVNYINSI, from the coding sequence ATGATTTTCAACATATTAAAGCGTTTAAAGTTATTTGTTTTTCTTGCGTATTTACTTAATGCTATATTTTTTAACACCTTACAAGCCCAACAGTTTAAGGCCTTTAAAAATAAACCTGTTATTACAGAAGAATATTTAGACACTAGTTTAAAAGAAGCTAAAAATGAATATGCTATTGCTTTAAAAAAGAACGACTCATCTGCAGTAATTGAGAGTTTACTTAGTTTGTGTTATTTAGAGCGAATTAATTTGAATTATAGTGATGCTTTTATGTACGGAGGAGATGCTTTGTTTAGAGCAGAGGAATTAAAAGACACACTTTTAATGGCTAGAGCAAATGAAGAAATTGGGTATTTAAATTATTTGTTTAAGCAAGATGATTTGGCTGGTATAAATTTTAAAAAGGCCTATACTTATTTTAAGATTTCTTTTGATGAAAAAAAAATACCAGCAAAGGATATGTATAGCGCAAATTACAATTTAGCCTTGTATTACCAACGTACATCTAATACTGTAATGCTAAAAAAATACATTGCAAATTGTGCTGCTATTGCCAAAAGAGAAAAAATGGACCCCATTTACAAAGCTTATTTAGACGAAAAAAGAGCATCTATATTAGAAAAGAGTAGCAATTTAAATGAAGCATCTAAACTATTAACTAGTTCTATTAAAGCTATTAACAAAAAGTCGTCACTAATACATAATAGTTTTTTAATTGTACTTTACTCAAGGTTAGGAGGAATATACAGAAAGCAGAAAAAAACAGAGCTTGCAAAACAGAATTATGAAAAAGCTTTGACAATAAAAGATGTTGAGGGCGAATTAACTTTTTATAGAAGTTATGTGTACTCTAGGTATGCAGATGTTTTGTACAAACTAAAAGACTATAAAAGCTCTTACCAGAATTTGCGTATTGCTAATGAAATAAATGACAGATACCTTAACCCAAGAAATGATAGTAACCAAGGTTTTTTAACCATACATAGCCATTATAGTGAGCAACTAAATGCAAAAAATGAATTGTTAAACAATCAAAAGTTAGAGCTGGCTAGCCAAACACAAGAAATATTACGATTTAGAATACTGTTTTTTGCAATAGTGTTTTTGCTAATAATAGCAGCATTGGTAATTAGATCTAGGTTACGCTTTTTAAAACACCAAAAAAAGCAGCAAGACTCTAATGAGCAAATTGCAATTAAAAATAGTGAGTTAATGATTAATACATTGCAGCTAATAGAGCGTGAAAAAGTAATAAAAGAACTAAGTAATTACATAGAAAAAGAAAATACATCTAACAAAGCACCAGCAATTTTAAAGTTAATAAGAAAACGTTCTGTTACATTATGGGAAGCCTTTAATAATAGATTTTTAGCTCTTAATGAAGGTTTTTATGAGCGTTTAAAACAAAAAGTTCCGGATTTAAGTTCTGCAGATTTAAAAGTGTGTGCATTAATTAAACTTAATTTTAGTGGAAAAGAAATGGCTTATTTACTTGGTATTTCTTTAGGTAGTGTACACGTAGCAAGGCATAGGCTGCGTAAAAAAATGAAAATTGATAGAGACGTAAATTTAGTAAATTACATAAACTCTATTTAA
- a CDS encoding RagB/SusD family nutrient uptake outer membrane protein, with protein MKNLKLIYTFIAIGLFCLSSCNDVLDVEATDAFAEDLIYNDPEQLERLVYTVYNSTESWGVNKRQWWGRRFNLEVGSYEAIFNFKLLDQFRLRAGMTPGTVGMLNGKWDNYWDYVRLANEFLDKVDDSQAMQKDPEKVAVLKAEMRFLRANVYSKLIRFYGGVPILENALGLDDDFALVRNSYEECVDFIVTELDDVAAVLPETRPGSEFGRATKLAALAVKSRTLLYAASKLHDPAFAPSNDPLYTYSKPTKWQDAADAAKAVIDLVGARDLIAVANAEEYQKLFLSPNEDILFARPYSALYYDFGTDANSLPDQTFSPSGYSGWALAAPTHNFALQFNMADGSTTNDASFDPANPNINREMRYYADLNYNGAEFRGRKVQYYLSNDTGAHPHGLDSEQGLGNQQHSSKTGYNIRKFQDESIGTLNAEGLVDGLTGISPERPYILYRLAEIYLNYAEAQYHLGDEATARTFVNKISTRALQPDITATGADLLEAIKRERRIELCFEGHNFFDERRWMNEDHLGFDVKGLRWTKTTDGSEISEEVTVVERPWMAQHYYLPIPATEVEKAPTMVQNFGY; from the coding sequence ATGAAAAATTTAAAATTAATATATACATTTATAGCAATTGGCCTGTTTTGCTTGTCTAGTTGTAATGATGTATTAGATGTAGAGGCTACAGATGCCTTTGCAGAAGACTTAATATATAACGACCCAGAACAGTTAGAAAGACTAGTATATACTGTTTACAACAGTACAGAAAGTTGGGGCGTTAATAAAAGGCAATGGTGGGGACGTAGATTTAATCTAGAGGTAGGTTCTTATGAGGCTATTTTTAATTTTAAACTACTAGACCAATTTAGACTTAGAGCTGGTATGACACCTGGTACTGTTGGTATGTTAAACGGAAAATGGGATAACTATTGGGATTATGTAAGACTTGCTAATGAGTTTTTAGATAAAGTAGATGATAGCCAAGCAATGCAAAAAGACCCAGAAAAAGTAGCTGTTTTAAAAGCTGAAATGCGTTTTTTACGCGCTAATGTTTATAGCAAATTAATTCGTTTTTATGGTGGTGTTCCTATTTTAGAAAATGCTTTAGGTTTAGATGACGATTTTGCTTTAGTACGTAATAGTTATGAAGAGTGTGTAGATTTTATTGTTACAGAGTTAGATGATGTTGCTGCTGTTTTACCAGAAACAAGACCAGGTAGCGAGTTTGGTAGAGCAACTAAATTAGCTGCATTAGCCGTAAAGTCTAGAACATTATTATATGCCGCTAGTAAATTACATGACCCTGCATTTGCTCCTAGTAATGACCCACTATACACCTACTCTAAACCTACAAAATGGCAAGATGCTGCAGATGCTGCTAAAGCTGTAATAGACCTAGTTGGTGCGCGCGATTTAATTGCTGTTGCTAATGCAGAAGAATACCAAAAATTATTTTTATCACCCAATGAAGACATTCTTTTTGCAAGGCCTTACAGTGCTCTTTATTATGATTTTGGCACAGATGCAAACTCTTTGCCAGACCAAACATTTTCTCCTAGCGGATACAGTGGTTGGGCTTTAGCTGCTCCTACTCATAACTTTGCTTTACAATTTAATATGGCAGATGGTAGCACTACTAATGACGCTAGCTTTGATCCTGCAAACCCTAATATCAATAGAGAAATGAGGTATTATGCAGATCTTAATTACAACGGAGCAGAATTTAGAGGTCGTAAAGTACAGTATTATTTATCTAATGATACAGGTGCTCACCCACACGGCTTAGACTCTGAGCAGGGTTTAGGCAACCAACAACATTCCTCTAAAACAGGCTATAACATTAGAAAGTTTCAAGATGAAAGTATTGGAACTTTAAATGCAGAAGGTTTGGTAGACGGTTTAACTGGTATATCTCCAGAGCGACCTTACATACTATATAGGCTAGCAGAAATTTATTTAAATTATGCAGAAGCACAATACCATTTAGGTGATGAAGCTACAGCCAGAACATTTGTAAACAAAATATCTACTAGAGCATTGCAGCCAGACATTACTGCTACAGGAGCAGATTTACTTGAAGCTATAAAAAGAGAAAGACGTATAGAATTATGTTTTGAAGGTCATAACTTTTTTGATGAAAGAAGATGGATGAATGAAGACCACTTAGGGTTTGATGTAAAAGGATTAAGATGGACAAAAACTACTGATGGCTCTGAAATTAGTGAAGAAGTAACTGTGGTAGAAAGACCTTGGATGGCACAACACTACTACCTTCCTATACCTGCAACAGAAGTAGAAAAAGCACCAACTATGGTACAAAACTTTGGTTATTAA
- a CDS encoding SusC/RagA family TonB-linked outer membrane protein, translating to MKKPKIKKIGKYFLLSNKLLLTQLLLFSLLTIPLHASATPNAPILPQQKTITGTVSDELGPMLGVSIVVKGTTNGTTTDFDGNYSITVEGDNPVLIFTYIGYKAQEVTVGSQTTINVTMAADAENLEEVVVLGYTTRKKGEVTGSVSAIKSEELEKTSNKDLAKSLAGKVSGLIVNDRGGYPGSTGDVSLLIRGKSTLNNNSPLILIDGVVTGTFSQLSPQDIASITILKDGAAAIYGARAANGVILVTTKRGKSGKPKINISSSYNLSSFSVTPELMSSEQYAIYENEINDRLGQAPRFTQEQINNYAAGTDPINYPSTDWSDLTFAKTSPESRNSISISGGSEDVKYFVSGDFIKQVGLFKSGDLRFRQNQVRSNLDIKLTNNIKLGVDLSGRFGNTQEPGVDANFIYKHIYTNEPTEVGIYPNGLPGWGGENGANPYVMSSNESGFVKRIDNTLRGRFSLDWDLKSITPGLTFKTFVGVRRQNNDQKSWYTPWTVYSFQESTGEYVPTTGKSQRGGERILTESFWKFDEVQANATLYYKKKLGENHSINTFVGYEQAQSEQRSFWAQRQGFPTKEHTELFAGSDEGQQSFGTSQEWGRVNYFGSFSYDYKKKYFVDFTIRHDGSSNFGPGKRYGTFPGVAASWAINKESFLDNADWLTDLRLRGSWAKMGNDRIGAFQYLTRFDYGGPTNTANPNYYVFGNPGVTFNGYTPDNVPNPNITWETAYMKNIGLAFSMFESKLTGDFNYFYQNREDILVTRAAAIPDAAGLTLPAENIGKVDNFGWELELGWNQQVNDNFSYNIGGNVTKAKNEVVFLAEASDVPEWRKREGYSIDSYITYPTAGIFRDQAQVDATDVKLGGTVEGEPIYLDTDGNGKIDANDRVRDYSSNIPQIQYGVYGGFKYKNFDMSFLFQGQAEAKMLVFFDQAGAKPEYVFNQRWTPTNRDSRYPRAFGQSDKYSGNQSGNSENFQGADLWLHDASFLRLKEIEVGYTIPKDKIEFCDIKIFARGLNLITMFSDVQKLGLDPEAAGYNNFRGSTYPSLKTYTLGVNFSF from the coding sequence ATGAAAAAACCAAAAATTAAAAAAATAGGAAAGTACTTTCTCCTATCTAACAAATTGCTATTAACGCAACTTTTATTATTTAGTTTGCTAACCATACCTTTACATGCAAGTGCTACACCTAATGCACCTATACTACCACAACAAAAAACAATTACTGGTACCGTTTCAGATGAACTAGGCCCAATGTTAGGCGTTAGTATTGTTGTAAAAGGAACTACAAACGGTACTACTACAGATTTTGATGGTAATTATAGTATTACTGTAGAAGGAGATAATCCTGTATTAATATTTACTTATATAGGATACAAAGCACAAGAAGTAACAGTAGGTAGCCAAACTACAATTAATGTAACAATGGCTGCTGATGCAGAAAACCTAGAAGAAGTTGTTGTTTTAGGATATACTACTCGTAAAAAAGGAGAAGTAACAGGTTCTGTAAGTGCCATAAAAAGTGAAGAGTTAGAAAAAACATCTAACAAGGATTTAGCTAAATCATTAGCTGGTAAAGTTTCTGGTTTAATTGTAAATGATAGAGGTGGGTATCCTGGTTCTACAGGTGATGTATCTTTATTAATTAGAGGTAAATCTACCTTAAACAATAACTCACCATTAATTTTAATAGATGGTGTTGTAACAGGAACTTTTTCTCAACTATCTCCGCAAGACATTGCATCTATAACTATACTAAAAGATGGTGCAGCAGCAATTTATGGAGCTAGAGCAGCAAATGGTGTAATATTAGTAACTACTAAAAGAGGTAAATCTGGTAAGCCAAAAATTAACATCTCTTCATCATACAACCTATCTTCTTTTTCTGTAACTCCAGAACTTATGTCTTCTGAGCAGTACGCAATTTACGAGAATGAAATTAATGATAGATTAGGGCAAGCTCCTCGTTTTACACAAGAACAAATAAATAATTATGCAGCAGGTACAGACCCTATTAATTACCCTAGCACAGATTGGAGCGATTTAACCTTTGCTAAAACATCTCCAGAATCTAGAAACTCAATTTCTATTTCTGGTGGTAGTGAAGATGTAAAATATTTTGTAAGTGGCGACTTTATTAAACAAGTAGGTTTATTTAAGTCTGGAGATTTAAGATTTAGACAGAACCAAGTTCGTTCTAACTTAGATATTAAATTAACAAACAACATAAAATTAGGTGTAGACCTTTCTGGTAGGTTTGGAAACACGCAAGAGCCAGGTGTAGATGCTAACTTTATATACAAGCACATTTATACTAACGAACCTACAGAAGTAGGTATTTACCCAAATGGTTTACCAGGATGGGGAGGAGAAAACGGAGCTAACCCATACGTTATGTCTAGTAACGAGTCTGGCTTTGTTAAAAGAATTGACAATACATTAAGAGGTCGTTTTTCTTTAGATTGGGATTTAAAATCTATTACTCCGGGATTAACATTTAAAACTTTTGTTGGTGTACGTAGACAAAATAACGATCAAAAATCATGGTATACGCCATGGACGGTTTATTCTTTTCAGGAATCTACAGGAGAATATGTACCAACAACAGGTAAGTCTCAAAGAGGAGGAGAAAGAATACTTACTGAAAGCTTCTGGAAGTTTGATGAAGTACAGGCAAACGCTACTTTATATTACAAGAAAAAACTAGGAGAAAATCACTCAATCAACACATTTGTTGGCTATGAGCAAGCACAGTCAGAACAACGTTCTTTTTGGGCTCAACGTCAAGGTTTTCCTACCAAAGAACATACAGAGCTTTTTGCAGGTAGTGATGAAGGTCAACAGTCTTTTGGTACATCACAAGAATGGGGAAGAGTTAACTATTTTGGTTCTTTCTCTTACGATTATAAAAAGAAATATTTTGTAGACTTTACAATTCGTCATGATGGCTCTAGTAACTTTGGCCCTGGAAAAAGGTATGGTACCTTCCCAGGTGTTGCTGCATCATGGGCAATTAATAAAGAATCTTTTTTAGACAATGCAGACTGGTTAACAGACCTAAGACTAAGAGGTTCGTGGGCAAAAATGGGTAACGACCGTATTGGTGCTTTTCAATACTTAACTCGTTTTGATTATGGCGGACCAACCAATACTGCTAATCCTAATTACTATGTTTTTGGTAATCCTGGAGTAACTTTTAATGGCTATACTCCAGACAATGTTCCAAACCCTAACATTACTTGGGAAACTGCTTATATGAAAAATATAGGTTTGGCTTTTTCTATGTTTGAAAGTAAACTTACTGGTGACTTTAACTACTTCTACCAAAACAGAGAAGATATATTAGTTACTAGAGCAGCTGCTATACCAGATGCAGCTGGTTTAACATTACCAGCAGAAAACATTGGTAAAGTAGATAACTTTGGTTGGGAACTAGAGTTAGGCTGGAACCAACAAGTAAATGATAATTTTAGCTATAACATTGGCGGTAACGTTACCAAAGCTAAAAATGAAGTGGTATTTTTAGCAGAAGCTAGTGATGTACCAGAATGGCGAAAAAGAGAAGGGTATTCTATAGACTCTTACATAACTTATCCAACAGCAGGAATTTTTAGAGATCAAGCACAAGTAGATGCTACAGATGTTAAACTAGGCGGTACTGTAGAAGGAGAGCCAATATATTTAGATACCGATGGTAACGGTAAAATAGATGCTAATGATAGAGTTAGAGATTACAGTTCTAACATTCCACAAATTCAATATGGTGTTTACGGTGGTTTTAAATACAAAAATTTTGATATGAGCTTCCTTTTTCAAGGGCAAGCAGAGGCTAAAATGTTAGTGTTTTTTGATCAAGCAGGAGCAAAACCAGAATATGTATTTAACCAAAGATGGACACCTACAAACAGAGACTCTAGATACCCTAGAGCTTTTGGACAAAGTGACAAGTATAGTGGTAACCAAAGTGGAAATTCTGAAAACTTTCAAGGAGCAGATTTATGGTTGCATGATGCATCTTTCTTAAGGCTAAAAGAAATAGAAGTAGGTTATACTATTCCAAAAGACAAAATTGAGTTTTGTGATATAAAAATATTTGCAAGAGGACTTAACCTAATTACAATGTTTTCTGATGTGCAAAAGCTAGGTTTAGACCCAGAAGCAGCCGGTTACAATAACTTTAGAGGTAGTACTTACCCGTCTTTAAAAACATATACATTAGGTGTAAACTTTAGTTTCTAA
- a CDS encoding sulfatase family protein encodes MIFNKNSKTLVLAVLLTALSCNNKPKKVAQAATEVKTETKQPNILLVLCDDLGYSDVGFNGSTDIKTPELDKLANAGTIFTSAYVAHPFCGPSRAALLTGKYPHTIGSQFNLPANGESLGKGIDTNEQFIAKTLQESGYYTGAIGKWHLGATEEFHPNQRGFTDFYGFLGGGHNYFPEQYQAQYQKQKKAKKKIIRDYILPLEHNGKEVKETEYLTDAFSREASRFVKEASNKKKPFFLYLAYNAPHVPLEAKEEDLEKFSVIKDKDRRTYAAMVYAVDRGIKQIVNTLKETNQLENTLIIFLSDNGGNTDHGATNNPLHGRKGDTWEGGYRVPMFMYCPKNIAKGHTNNFPITSLDLYPTLAHIGKAKLPDNKVLHGKNVWESILNNKNIHKKETLFAMRHREGYTDVAARKDEWKALKVSKQPWKLFKITEDIGEKKDLSATHPDILKGLVNDAEQWSKTHTEPLWFDPTYLQEMWKDSTMATFNNTFALPK; translated from the coding sequence ATGATTTTTAATAAAAACTCAAAGACACTTGTATTAGCAGTTTTACTAACTGCATTAAGCTGCAACAACAAACCTAAAAAAGTTGCCCAAGCAGCAACAGAAGTTAAAACAGAAACAAAACAACCTAATATTTTATTGGTTCTTTGTGATGATTTAGGGTATTCTGATGTTGGTTTTAATGGCAGTACAGATATTAAAACACCAGAATTAGACAAACTAGCAAATGCAGGAACCATATTTACATCGGCTTACGTAGCACATCCTTTTTGTGGACCAAGTAGGGCTGCACTATTAACTGGTAAATATCCGCATACTATAGGCTCACAGTTTAATTTACCTGCTAACGGAGAATCTTTAGGCAAAGGAATTGATACCAACGAGCAATTTATAGCTAAAACATTACAAGAGTCTGGCTATTACACAGGAGCTATTGGAAAATGGCATTTAGGCGCCACAGAAGAGTTTCATCCCAATCAACGTGGTTTTACAGATTTTTATGGCTTTTTAGGTGGAGGGCACAATTATTTTCCAGAACAATACCAAGCACAGTACCAAAAGCAAAAAAAAGCTAAGAAAAAAATAATTAGAGATTACATACTTCCGCTAGAACATAATGGTAAAGAAGTTAAAGAAACAGAATATTTAACCGATGCTTTTTCTAGAGAAGCATCTCGTTTTGTAAAAGAAGCGTCAAATAAAAAGAAACCGTTTTTTTTATACTTGGCATACAATGCACCGCACGTACCACTTGAAGCAAAAGAAGAAGATTTGGAAAAATTTTCAGTCATCAAAGATAAAGATAGAAGAACTTATGCTGCTATGGTTTATGCTGTAGACCGAGGGATTAAACAAATAGTAAACACTTTAAAAGAAACAAATCAATTAGAAAATACACTAATTATCTTTTTAAGTGATAATGGAGGCAATACAGATCATGGCGCTACAAACAATCCTTTACACGGAAGAAAAGGAGATACTTGGGAAGGTGGTTACCGCGTTCCTATGTTTATGTATTGCCCAAAAAATATTGCAAAAGGGCATACAAACAACTTCCCTATTACAAGCTTAGACCTTTACCCTACACTAGCTCATATAGGAAAAGCAAAGCTTCCTGACAACAAAGTTTTACACGGAAAAAATGTTTGGGAATCTATACTAAACAACAAAAACATACACAAAAAAGAAACGTTGTTTGCTATGCGACACAGAGAAGGCTATACAGATGTAGCTGCAAGAAAAGACGAATGGAAAGCATTAAAAGTTAGTAAGCAACCTTGGAAACTATTTAAAATTACGGAAGATATAGGCGAAAAAAAAGATTTAAGTGCTACACACCCAGACATATTAAAAGGGCTTGTAAACGATGCAGAACAATGGAGTAAAACACACACAGAACCACTGTGGTTTGACCCAACCTATTTGCAAGAAATGTGGAAAGACAGCACAATGGCTACTTTTAATAATACCTTTGCATTACCTAAATAA